The following are encoded together in the Salvia hispanica cultivar TCC Black 2014 chromosome 6, UniMelb_Shisp_WGS_1.0, whole genome shotgun sequence genome:
- the LOC125193402 gene encoding U-box domain-containing protein 17-like, with protein MASADIFSSLRRRRSPSLDAFLAPVEVSNGANLGILRAIAAELLVSFDKKAIFFQVKNSRNLVRKIQVISVLLDAFHEVGVSASASTLFMCLKELYLLLYRCKILIDYVKESSKLWLLLQNHFISGNFHDLNQEISTLLDVFPLCEINLSEDVKEHFELLCRQSKKSIFFIDKNDDLLRLKLFYFLNEFENGRVPERAALYSFFVEKLRICDVESCRNEIEFLEEQMANHDVDIEPTASVLNGFVALIRYCRFLLFRFEEEGELGDNSKKIADKFIAIPKDFCCPVSLDLMRDPVIVSTGQTYERSSIARWMQEGHFTCPKTGQMLVHTKLVANRALRNLIMQWCMANDIPCDLPENSDYPSECALAASMSRAAVEATKVTAHLLVEELANGTPRAKAIASMEIRFLAKAGKENRACIAELGAIPLLKRLLSSEDKLAQENSVTALLNLSIFDRNKCLIMEVEGCLAAIVEVLRYGHTVEARENAAATLFSLSAVHDYKKAIAQQEWAIEALAGLLREGTERGKKDAVTALFNLSTHNENCSRMIDSGAVAALVEALVSEVVSEEAAGALALIVRQPLGAAAVASEERAVAGLIGMMRWGTPRGKENVVAALLELCRSGGAATMERVLKAPALAGLLQTLLSTGTKRARRKAASLARVFQRSENARLHLGGLGVGYALDGNSAVARDATSFAGDVSMPMPISVPVL; from the coding sequence ATGGCTTCTGCGGATATATTCTCGTCGTTGAGGAGGAGGCGATCGCCGTCTCTGGACGCGTTTCTGGCTCCGGTGGAGGTCAGCAACGGCGcaaatttggggattttgcGCGCGATTGCCGCGGAGCTGCTGGTTTCGTTTGATAAAAAGGCGATCTTTTTTCAGGTAAAAAATAGCAGGAATTTAGTTCGGAAAATTCAGGTGATTTCAGTGTTGTTGGATGCTTTCCACGAGGTGGGAGTCTCAGCATCTGCTTCTACATTGTTTATGTGCTTGAAAGAGTTGTACCTCCTACTTTACAGGTGTAAAATCTTGATTGATTATGTAAAAGAGTCGAGCAAACTGTGGCTGTTGCTTcaaaatcatttcatttctGGCAATTTCCATGATTTGAATCAGGAAATCTCCACCCTTTTGGATGTGTTCCCTTTGTGTGAGATCAATTTATCTGAAGATGTTAAGGAGCATTTTGAATTGCTGTGTAGGCAGTCGAAAAAGTCGATATTCTTCATCGATAAAAACGATGATTTGTTGAGGTTAAagctattttatttcttgaatgAATTTGAGAATGGAAGGGTTCCTGAGAGAGCTGCACTGTATTCATTCTTTGTagagaaattgagaatttGCGATGTGGAAAGTTGTAGAAATGAGATTGAGTTCTTGGAGGAGCAGATGGCGAATCATGATGTTGATATTGAGCCTACAGCCTCTGTTTTGAATGGATTTGTTGCTCTAATTAGGTATTGTAGGTTCTTGCTGTTTAGATTTGAGGAGGAGGGCGAGTTAGGAGATAACAGTAAGAAGATTGCAGATAAGTTTATCGCGATCCCTAAGGATTTCTGCTGCCCGGTGTCCTTGGATTTGATGAGGGATCCGGTGATCGTGTCCACAGGACAAACATATGAGCGTTCCTCCATTGCAAGATGGATGCAGGAAGGGCACTTCACGTGCCCAAAGACGGGACAGATGCTTGTTCACACGAAGCTTGTGGCTAACCGGGCTCTGAGGAACTTGATCATGCAATGGTGTATGGCGAATGACATACCATGTGATTTACCAGAGAACTCAGATTACCCCTCTGAGTGTGCCCTAGCTGCATCCATGAGTAGGGCTGCAGTTGAGGCGACTAAAGTGACTGCTCATCTGCTTGTCGAGGAACTGGCTAATGGGACGCCAAGAGCCAAGGCTATTGCCTCTATGGAGATTAGGTTTCTGGCGAAGGCTGGGAAGGAGAATCGAGCTTGCATTGCTGAGCTTGGTGCCATTCCTCTTTTAAAGAGGCTGCTTTCGTCTGAGGACAAGTTGGCGCAGGAGAACTCGGTCACGGCTTTGTtgaatttgtcaatttttgatAGAAATAAATGCTTGATCATGGAGGTGGAAGGGTGTTTGGCAGCCATTGTTGAGGTTTTGAGATATGGGCACACGGTGGAGGCGAGGGAGAATGCTGCGGCCACTCTGTTCAGCCTCTCGGCTGTCCACGACTACAAGAAGGCAATAGCTCAGCAAGAATGGGCAATCGAAGCCCTAGCCGGGCTCTTGAGAGAGGGAACAGAAAGAGGGAAAAAGGATGCCGTAACAGCTCTGTTCAATCTATCAACACACAACGAGAACTGCTCGAGGATGATAGATTCTGGTGCAGTGGCAGCCCTAGTTGAGGCACTGGTATCCGAGGTTGTATCTGAGGAAGCAGCGGGTGCACTGGCTCTCATAGTTCGCCAGCCGTTAGGGGCTGCGGCAGTGGCATCCGAGGAAAGAGCAGTGGCGGGACTGATAGGAATGATGAGATGGGGCACGCCGAGGGGGAAGGAGAATGTCGTGGCTGCGTTGCTCGAGCTCTGTAGGAGTGGTGGAGCGGCTACCATGGAGAGGGTTCTAAAGGCTCCGGCTCTGGCCGGATTGCTGCAGACGCTGCTGTCTACAGGGACCAAACGTGCTCGGAGAAAAGCTGCGTCGCTAGCTAGGGTGTTCCAGAGGTCGGAAAACGCGCGCCTGCATCTCGGGGGGTTAGGAGTCGGATACGCCCTTGATGGGAACTCGGCTGTGGCAAGAGATGCAACAAGCTTTGCTGGTGATGTTTCGATGCCTATGCCCATTTCTGTTCCCGTGTTATAG
- the LOC125193403 gene encoding uncharacterized protein LOC125193403: protein MALAAVLILVSLSRVVSLSLQGGEVSAVGDSGMRRDGLRVAIESWNQCNEVGEEAPNMGSPRAADCFDIYKASPRQGEDQCSLCSRVPYVLVHRVTEEENRLGIGQPFLGVDQDSLINVDLYAAEKELYLGSKCQVEDIPNPWQFWMIMLKNGNMDTYAAKCPKNGQKVGPYGPDSQFPCFGKGCMNQPSIYHDYTSLQGPNWTQLKGRFYGSWDLDSDPSKGMEGGNFSYHSVTWEKELGEGSWIFHHVVRTSAKYPWLMLYLRADATTGFSGGYHYPTRGMMKIIPESPDFVVRFTLNVISGGGPSSQFYLLDIGSCWKNNGQPCNGDTTTDVTRYNEMILNPDTPSWCRPDDFKLCPPYHTFSNGSTVHRSDAARFPHEAYHLYCAPGNAEHAETPNTMCDPYSNPQAQEILQILPHPVWGDYGYPTRRGEGWIGDSRSWELDVGRLSGSLYFYQDPGTAPARRQWMSIDLGTEIFKAPNQVAEWTVTDFDILVPEI, encoded by the exons ATGGCTCTTGCTGCGGTCTTGATCCTCGTCTCTCTTTCAAGGGTCGTTTCTTTGAGTCTTCAAGGTGGGGAGGTATCTGCAGTCGGGGACTCGGGCATGAGAAGAGACGGCCTAAGAGTGGCGATAGAGTCGTGGAATCAATGCAACGAGGTCGGAGAGGAAGCACCTAACATGGGAAGCCCAAGAGCAGCTGATTGCTTTGACATATACAAAGCTTCTCCCCGACAAG GAGAAGATCAGTGCTCACTCTGCAGCAGAGTGCCCTACGTGCTCGTGCACCGTGTAACGGAGGAGGAAAACCGGCTGGGAATAGGGCAGCCGTTTCTCGGAGTCGATCAAGATTCACTCATAAATGTGGACCTGTATGCAGCTGAGAAAGAGCTTTATTTAGGGAGTAAATGTCAAGTGGAAGACATACCTAATCCATGGCAGTTTTGGATGATCATGCTGAAAAACGGCAACATGGATACGTACGCTGCTAAATGCCCCAAAAACGGGCAAAAAGTAGGCCCTTACGGACCCGATAGCCAGTTTCCTTGCTTCGGAAAAGGCTGCATGAACCAACCATCCATCTATCACGACTACACCTCGTTGCAAGGGCCTAACTGGACTCAACTGAAGGGCCGTTTCTACGGCTCATGGGACTTGGATTCTGATCCGAGCAAAGGGATGGAAGGAGGCAACTTTTCTTACCATTCAGTTACATGGGAGAAGGAGCTTGGGGAAGGAAGCTGGATCTTTCATCACGTTGTACGAACGTCGGCCAAGTACCCCTGGCTGATGCTTTATCTGAGAGCCGACGCAACCACCGGATTCTCCGGTGGCTACCACTACCCTACAAGGGGAATGATGAAGATA ATACCAGAATCACCTGATTTTGTAGTGAGGTTCACTCTGAATGTGATCAGCGGCGGAGGGCCGAGCAGCCAGTTCTACTTGCTGGACATCGGCAGTTGCTGGAAGAACAACGGCCAGCCATGCAACGGGGACACGACCACGGATGTGACGCGCTACAACGAGATGATCTTGAATCCGGACACACCTTCATGGTGCCGTCCGGATGACTTCAAGCTCTGCCCACCATACCACACTTTCTCAAATGGCAGCACTGTGCACCGCTCCGATGCTGCTCGTTTCCCCCACGAGGCGTATCACCTGTACTGTGCGCCCGGGAACGCAGAGCACGCAGAAACACCCAACACTATGTGTGATCCTTATAGTAACCCTCAGGCACAGGAGATTCTTCAGATTCTGCCTCATCCCGTTTGGGGTGACTATGGCTATCCGACGAGGAGAGGGGAGGGGTGGATCGGAGACTCCAGAAGTTGGGAGCTCGACGTTGGGAGGCTCTCGGGATCCCTTTACTTTTACCAGGATCCGGGCACTGCACCTGCAAGAAGGCAATGGATGTCCATAGATTTGGGAACTGAGATTTTTAAAGCTCCCAATCAAGTAGCAGAATGGACTGTCACTGATTTTGACATTCTTGTACCCGAAATATAG
- the LOC125195220 gene encoding transcription repressor OFP2-like — protein sequence MKWSRKKFSSLFTRVISKFKRNSSKNRNSTVRDFPSPSSSSLYTEGRFYSMNKDDRYWRISFSHDTIQPRQSINHPIWLDPDVFSGFNKLGSAEPPRKNFSEMVSDIKRNRDRERRRYKIGGETELPPEESEYSSQFRNIKVKPEPKTEARVRRAREKVRAYSPRTECKIRALEEIRRSRTKAKKRVPKERVVEGNTVFDGFAVVKRSLDPHRDFKDSMIDMIREKGIGHPDDLEELLACYLTYNSDEYHGLIISVFRQVWVQLGIRS from the coding sequence ATGAAGTGGTCGAGAAAGAAATTCTCATCTCTGTTCACTCGCGTCATCTCCAAATTCAAGCGAAATTCATCCAAAAATCGAAATTCTACAGTGCGCGATTTTCCCTCTCCGAGCTCCTCATCCTTGTATACAGAAGGAAGATTCTACAGCATGAACAAAGACGACAGATACTGGAGAATCTCCTTCAGCCACGACACAATCCAGCCGCGCCAGAGTATCAACCACCCCATCTGGCTTGATCCCGACGTGTTTTCCGGCTTCAACAAGCTCGGATCAGCTGAGCCTCCCAGGAAGAATTTCAGCGAGATGGTTTCGGACATAAAGCGGAATAGAGACAGAGAAAGGAGAAGGTACAAAATTGGAGGAGAGACAGAGCTTCCTCCAGAGGAATCGGAATATTCTAGCCAGTTCCGGAACATAAAGGTCAAACCCGAACCTAAAACCGAGGCCCGGGTCAGAAGAGCGAGGGAAAAGGTTAGGGCGTACTCCCCGAGAACCGAGTGCAAGATCAGGGCTCTCGAGGAGATACGTAGATCTAGGACAAAGGCCAAGAAGAGGGTTCCGAAGGAGCGGGTGGTGGAGGGGAACACAGTTTTTGATGGCTTTGCGGTGGTCAAGAGGTCGCTCGATCCACATCGAGATTTCAAGGATTCTATGATTGACATGATTCGGGAGAAGGGGATAGGGCATCCTGACGATCTTGAGGAATTGTTGGCTTGTTATTTGACGTATAATTCTGACGAATATCATGGTTTGATCATTAGCGTATTCAGACAGGTTTGGGTCCAGCTCGGAATTAGGAGTTGA
- the LOC125195221 gene encoding protein ALP1-like translates to MDRNTFGRLCRILRDRVGLIDQKFVTVEEQVSMFLCVLSHHTKARIVGFRFMRSSQTVSKYIHTVLRGVLTLHNLFLAKPTPIDEACSDRRWNWFQGCLGALDGTYINVRVPVADAPRYRNRKGQITTNALAVCDPHLRFTYLLQGWEGSAGDSRILREAVSRPLGLKVPKGCYYLCDNAYANAEGFMTPYKGVHYHLKEWGPGRQAPNPGRAVQLETHKGPKCHRTIVCGAEDAMGYTPICKFLPDRCSNRLDHSMLPTTQLHQR, encoded by the exons ATGGATAGGAACACATTTGGGCGTCTTTGTCGTATTCTTCGTGATCGTGTAGGCTTGATAGATCAGAAGTTCGTCACTGTAGAAGAACAAGTTTCTATGTTTTTATGTGTTCTTTCCCACCACACGAAGGCTCGGATAGTTGGGTTCAGATTCATGCGGTCATCCCAAACCGTATCAAAGTACATACACACTGTGCTCCGTGGAGTGCTGACGCTTCACAATCTTTTTTTAGCAAAGCCCACTCCTATTGATGAGGCTTGCTCTGACCGACGTTGGAATTGGTTTCAG GGATGTCTTGGCGCATTAGATGGCACCTATATCAACGTACGAGTTCCGGTTGCTGACGCACCTCGTTACAGAAACAGGAAAGGGCAAATCACGACAAACGCACTTGCCGTATGTGACCCTCACCTCCGCTTCACTTACCTTCTGCAAGGATGGGAGGGGTCCGCCGGCGATTCAAGGATTTTGCGGGAAGCAGTCAGTAGACCCCTCGGTCTAAAGGTGCCTAAAG GTTGTTACTACCTTTGCGATAACGCGTATGCAAATGCCGAGGGGTTTATGACCCCCTATAAAGGAGTGCATTATCATTTGAAGGAATGGGGCCCTGGTAGGCAAGCACCAAACCCCGGAAGAGCTGTTCAACTTGAGACACACAAAGGCCCGAAATGTCATCGAACGATCGTTTGTGGTGCTGAAGATGCGATGGGGTATACTCCGATCTGCAAGTTTCTACCCGATAGATGTTCAAACAGGCTTGATCATAGCATGCTTCCTACTACACAACTACATCAGAGGTGA